ACCCGGTGGCCGCCGTCGCGCAGCAGCCGCACCTCCTGGTCGACGACCTTGTTCTCGCCGCTCGGCTGCGCCGAGGCGTAGCGGTTGTGCACCACGAGGACGTGCATGCTCACCTCACCTCCGATCTCTTGGCCCAGCGCGGGACGCGTTGTCGAGGAATGGCGGGCGCCGTGAGCGGGCCGGCCTCGGCAGGTGCCGCCAACAGCGAGACGGCCAGGGCCAGATGCAGCAGATACGGCGAGGCGTCGCCGAGACCGGCCTCGGTGTACGACGCGATCGCGCAGTAGCTGATCAGGAAGATCGCGCAGGCCCGCTGGAGCGACGGCGGCCGGAGCAACGCGACGCCGCCCAGCACGATGATGAACGCCGCCACGAGGCCGACGCCGATCAGACCCTGCTCGTTGTAGACGGCCAGCCAGCTGTTGTCGATCGGCAGACCGCCGAACGACTTGTCTCCCAGGCCCACGCCGAACCACTTCTCCCCGGTGGTCCGGGGCGCGGCCAGCAGGGCGTCCCAGACCTTGGCGCGACCGGTGAGGCTGGAGAAGTTGTCCTTGCTCTGTCCGCGCAGGAACCACGCCTGGAGAGCGCCGGCGAACCCCACCGCGGCCACCGTGCCGCACACCACCGCCCAGGTGAAGAAGCGGCGGGCCGCGGCGCTGGTCAGCAGGAGCGAGCCGATCGCCAGCACCAGCCCGATGAGCAGGCCGAGCGTGGCCGTCCGGGTGTGGGTCAGCGCGAGCAGGACGAGGGACGGCACGATGACCACCGCCGCACTGGTCCGGTCGGTCCGGCGGCCCAGGAGGAGCAGCACGGTGAGCCCGACGATCACCGCGGCGTACTGGCCGATCTGCGGCGGGGTGAGCGGCCACAGCGCGCCGACCAGCCGCCCGCCGTAGAGGTCGGGCAGGGCGGCGCCGGGTGAGATGGCAAGGCCGAGGGCCACCGACCCGAGGACCGCGAAGTACATCCGGATGTGGTGCCGTACGAAGGTCAGGCTGCCGTCCCACCAGCGGCTGAGCAGCCACAGCGTGCCGACGAAGAGCGTCAGCCGGAAGCAGCGGAACAGCGCGCCGAACCCGGACTCCAGGTGAGCGCTGGAGATCACGCTCGTCACCAGGAGCAGGGTCAGCAGGAACACGTAGGCGTTGGCCCGGACACGCAGCCGGGCATTGACCGCGAGCGCCAGCGCGAACGCGGCGACCAGCGCGCCCATGGTGACCATCTGGATGAGGGAGCGGGGCAGCGGGACGATGGTCTTCGCCCCGGCGGAGCCGAGCGTGTTGAGGACCAGCAGCCCCCAGACCACCCCGACGATCTTCGGTGTGCGCTCTGTCTCCATCTCAACCACCGGCCTTCGGGTCGGAGTCGAGGGTGCTGCCCGTGTCCTGCCGGTACGGCGTGCCCTGCCACTGCGGGAAGTCGAGCACGCGGGCCGGGTCGTGGGCGACGAACGTCCATGGTCCGACGTAGACGTTGTCGTGCCAGCGGTTGTGCTGCTTCTGCGTGATCGCGTCGGCCACCTTCTCGCCCTTGTAGGGCGACCAGTCCGGATAGGTGCCGTAGTTGGACAGCACCGCCATGCGGTCGCATTTCGTCGTGCAGTCGACGACGGACTTGTCGAGCACGAAGCGGTTGTCGTGGATGTCCACCCGCTGGGTCTTCCACCGGCAGTCGGCGTAGAGCGGCGCCTTGTCGATCGCCGGTTTCGCGCAGCTGCCGGTCTTCTTCACCAGCAGCGTGCAGTCACCGGAGGAGGTGTTGGCCGGGCTGTTGCAGAACCGGTCGGCGTTCTCCCACAGGGTGATCCCGGACCAGTTGTTCTCCAGCAGGTTCCGGTAGATCTCGATCTTGTCGGTGCGGGCCTTGACCCGTGGTTCGCCGCCCGACTCGGACAGGTAGATCGTCGCGAACGGGAAGCTGTCGCCCTTGTCGGCGGCCTTGCGGCCCTCGACCCAGTTGTTCCGCCGGATCGTGTTGTTGCGGATGATCGCGTTGTAGCTGATCTCGTAGATCAGCGCGGCACCGTCGTTGGCCTCGATCACGTTGTTCTCGACGAGGAAGTCGTTGTTGTTGGTGTCCGCCCACAACCCGGTGCCCCGGTTGTCGTGCACCCAGTTGCCGCGTACGTCGGCGCCGTCGACCTCCCAGAACTTGATGCCTCCGGTGCAGCCGCAGCCCGGCTTGCGCCGCTCCCAGTCGCCGGTGTTGTTGCCCACGATCTCGTTGCCCTCGACCACCAGGCCGGTGATACGGCCGTTGCCCTTGTACGCGTTCATGCCGTACTGGCCGTTGTTCCGCAGGCAGTTGGCGCGGACCTGCTGGCGGGCTCCGGCCATCAGCCCGGCGCCGTCGTTGTCCTGGATCGTCGAGTCCTCGATCACCCATCCGTCGGCCGAGTCGTGGTTGACCACGCCCTCGTCGGAGGGCGCCGCGAAACGCTGCACGGTCAGGTGGCGGATGGTGACGTCGGGGGCGCTGCCGCTGAACGCGTACTGGTTCTTCTTCCCGCCGTCGAGCACCGCGCCCGGCGCACCGAGGTAGCGGTCCCCCTTCTTGGGGACGACCTGGGCGAAGCGGTCCGGGTCGAGCCGGTGCGTGCCCGGCCGCAGCCAGAACGTGGTGTTCGGGGGGCTGCTCTTGGTCTTGGCCGCTAGGTCGCCGACCTTCCCGGGGTCGACCGTCACCGCGCCCGCGGGTGCCTTGGCCGGCCCTGGCGCGGGGTTGGCGCACACCCGGGTCAGTGACTCGGACCGGGCCCCGGACGTGGTCGGCACGGCGGCCGGTTTCGCGTCGGCTTCCGGCGTGCCGCTGTCACAGCCGGTCGCGGCCAGCAGGGCCAGCGCCAGCGGTGCCACCGCCAACGCCCAGGGCCGCCTCTTGATCCCCACGTGCCCCCCCCTAGCCGCGGAACCCGAGCACGGTGGTGAAAGCCTCCGTGCCGTCGGTGGTGCCGGTGCCGATCAGGGTGGTGGCGGGTTCCTTGCGCCCGAATCCTTCGGAGTACCAGCCCAGCGGCGGTTCGCTCTCGCCGCGGTGCGCCTGCCAGGACAGCCCCTCGGGCAGGTCGAGTACGGCGGAGCGGTCCTCGCCGTCGCGGGTCCAGCTGAGCCGGGCCCGGTTGCCGACCAGGTCGGCG
Above is a window of Streptomyces griseorubiginosus DNA encoding:
- a CDS encoding O-antigen ligase domain-containing protein yields the protein METERTPKIVGVVWGLLVLNTLGSAGAKTIVPLPRSLIQMVTMGALVAAFALALAVNARLRVRANAYVFLLTLLLVTSVISSAHLESGFGALFRCFRLTLFVGTLWLLSRWWDGSLTFVRHHIRMYFAVLGSVALGLAISPGAALPDLYGGRLVGALWPLTPPQIGQYAAVIVGLTVLLLLGRRTDRTSAAVVIVPSLVLLALTHTRTATLGLLIGLVLAIGSLLLTSAAARRFFTWAVVCGTVAAVGFAGALQAWFLRGQSKDNFSSLTGRAKVWDALLAAPRTTGEKWFGVGLGDKSFGGLPIDNSWLAVYNEQGLIGVGLVAAFIIVLGGVALLRPPSLQRACAIFLISYCAIASYTEAGLGDASPYLLHLALAVSLLAAPAEAGPLTAPAIPRQRVPRWAKRSEVR
- a CDS encoding right-handed parallel beta-helix repeat-containing protein; this encodes MGIKRRPWALAVAPLALALLAATGCDSGTPEADAKPAAVPTTSGARSESLTRVCANPAPGPAKAPAGAVTVDPGKVGDLAAKTKSSPPNTTFWLRPGTHRLDPDRFAQVVPKKGDRYLGAPGAVLDGGKKNQYAFSGSAPDVTIRHLTVQRFAAPSDEGVVNHDSADGWVIEDSTIQDNDGAGLMAGARQQVRANCLRNNGQYGMNAYKGNGRITGLVVEGNEIVGNNTGDWERRKPGCGCTGGIKFWEVDGADVRGNWVHDNRGTGLWADTNNNDFLVENNVIEANDGAALIYEISYNAIIRNNTIRRNNWVEGRKAADKGDSFPFATIYLSESGGEPRVKARTDKIEIYRNLLENNWSGITLWENADRFCNSPANTSSGDCTLLVKKTGSCAKPAIDKAPLYADCRWKTQRVDIHDNRFVLDKSVVDCTTKCDRMAVLSNYGTYPDWSPYKGEKVADAITQKQHNRWHDNVYVGPWTFVAHDPARVLDFPQWQGTPYRQDTGSTLDSDPKAGG